Proteins found in one Triticum urartu cultivar G1812 chromosome 4, Tu2.1, whole genome shotgun sequence genomic segment:
- the LOC125553603 gene encoding COBRA-like protein 2 — protein MAATSLLRLCAAAALALLLLVGAAPLTEAYDPLDPTGNITIKWDITQWTADGYVAVVSINNYQKYRHIQAPGWHLGWAWTKKEVIWGMMGAQTIEQGDCSQFKGNIPHCCRRDPTTVDLLPGAPNGMQVGNCCKGGVLNSWVQDPVNAVASFQITVGRSGTTNRTVKAPKNFTLKAPGPGYTCGAAQKVKPPTKFISLDGRRTTQAHVTWDVICTYSQFVAQRGPACCVALSSFYNETIVDCPKCSCGCQNNITNPGSCVEVNSPYLASVVNGPGKGSSTPLVRCSPHMCPIKVHWHVKANYRDYWRVKITISNWNYRMNYSQWNLVVQHPNFDNVTTIFSFNYKALNPYGVINDTAMLWGLKYYNDLLMVAGPDGNVQSELLFRKDPSTFTFEKGWGFPRRIYFNGESCVMPQPDLYPWLPSSSPRLTKTAFLALAIVACATVAFLYNHLVLDKYCGKS, from the exons ATGGCGGCGACGTCGCTCCTGCGCCTCTGTGCCGCCGCCGCGCTTGCGCTGCTCCTGCTCGTCGGAGCGGCGCCTCTGACAG AAGCTTACGACCCTCTTGATCCAACCGGGAACATCACAATCAAATGGGATATCACTCAGTGGACTGCAGATGGCTATGTT GCTGTTGTTTCCATAAACAATTACCAGAAGTACCGTCATATCCAAGCACCTGGGTGGCATCTTGGGTGGGCTTGGACAAAGAAGGAGGTCATCTGGGGAATGATGGGTGCACAGACAATAGAGCAAGGGGATTGCTCTCAATTTAAAGGCAATATACCACACTGCTGCAGGAGAGACCCAACAACAGTTGACTTGCTTCCTGGTGCGCCTAACGGCATGCAGGTGGGAAATTGTTGCAAAGGAGGAGTTCTTAACTCATGGGTGCAAGATCCAGTCAATGCAGTGGCATCGTTTCAGATCACTGTTGGCCGATCCGGAACGACAAATAGGACAGTGAAAGCACCGAAAAACTTCACCCTCAAGGCCCCAGGTCCAGGGTATACCTGTGGAGCAGCCCAGAAAGTAAAACCTCCCACTAAGTTCATTTCGCTCGATGGAAGGAGAACAACTCAAGCGCATG TGACTTGGGATGTGATATGCACATATTCACAGTTTGTTGCTCAAAGAGGTCCTGCTTGTTGTGTTGCACTATCATCGTTTTACAACGAAACGATAGTTGACTGCCCAAAGTGCTCATGTGGCTGCCAGAACAACATAACCAACCCTGGGAGCTGCGTTGA GGTTAATTCGCCTTACTTGGCTTCAGTGGTGAATGGACCTGGCAAGGGCAGCTCGACCCCCCTAGTGCGATGCTCACCCCATATGTGCCCAATCAAGGTGCACTGGCATGTTAAGGCCAACTACAGGGACTACTggagggtgaagatcaccatttCAAACTGGAACTACCGGATGAACTACTCCCAGTGGAACCTGGTTGTTCAACACCCAAATTTCGACAATGTCACGACAATTTTCAGCTTCAACTACAAAGCATTGAACCCCTATGGAGTAATAA ATGATACCGCGATGCTGTGGGGTCTCAAGTACTACAATGACCTGCTCATGGTGGCTGGGCCAGACGGCAACGTGCAATCCGAGCTTCTGTTCAGGAAGGACCCGTCGACCTTCACTTTCGAGAAGGGCTGGGGTTTCCCAAGACGCATATACTTCAACGGTGAGAGCTGCGTCATGCCTCAGCCAGATTTGTACCCATGGCTGCCAAGCTCCTCCCCGAGACTGACGAAGACGGCATTTCTGGCCCTGGCCATCGTCGCTTGCGCGACGGTGGCGTTCTTGTACAATCATCTAGTGTTGGATAAATACTGCGGGAAGTCATGA
- the LOC125550825 gene encoding ER membrane protein complex subunit 10-like has product MAARRRSLLMLPPLLLLLSHFLSLAAAFQSDELLLHDDDEFEGTRASSTPSLRPPSTPPVVSSRRRSADATQAAGASESNTVQFTLEHDLGAGLGFGPAGSFSARLKSSAHGSQTLTKLRFTRNELTEDEKNAFKKLLEEDSFYTIRLPSNVLDPTRNDYIYSSIKARCIPRDSLDEHIVIHMDGVNILAVNYGSVGGCQYPRPMEVPSKWTFNSYTILKTADQAPRTPSFVEQLIETESGLGEVMKPPEKSFWAKYWMYIIPLGLIVMNAVTAAANIPEEQAGGQGQAPAQRAPIAAPRRR; this is encoded by the exons ATGGCCGCGCGGCGTCGCTCCCTCCTCATGCTcccgcccctcctcctcctcctctcccacttcctctccctcgccgccgccttcCAGTCGGACGAGCTGCTCCTCCacgacgacgacgagttcgaGGGCACCCGGGCCTCCTCCACCCCCTCGCTCCGGCCGCCCTCGACGCCGCCGGTAGTGTCCTCCCGCCGCCGATCCGCGGACGCGACGCAGGCGGCTGGCGCCTCCGAGTCCAACACCGTCCAGTTCACCCTCGAGCACGACCTCGGAGCCGGCCTAGGGTTCGGCCCCGCCGGGTCCTTCTCCGCCCGCCTCAAGTCCTCGGCCCACGGCTCCCAG ACTCTCACTAAGCTCCGATTTACGAGGAATGAGTTGACTGAGGATGAAAAGAATGCATTTAAG AAATTACTGGAAGAAGATAGTTTTTACACAATAAGGCTACCGTCTAATGTGTTGGATCCTACAAGAAACGATTATATTTATTCCTCAATCAAAGCG AGATGCATTCCACGTGACAGCTTGGATGAACATATTGTCATCCACATG GACGGTGTAAATATTTTGGCTGTTAATTATGGTTCCGTTGGTGGATGCCAATATCCCCGGCCAATGGAAGTA CCATCAAAATGGACATTCAATTCATACACTATTCTGAAGACTGCTGACCAAGCACCAAG AACTCCATCATTTGTAGAGCAATTGATAGAAACTGAGAGTGGACTCGGTGAAGTGATGAAACCACCTGAGAAATCTTTCTGGGCTAAATAT TGGATGTACATCATTCCTCTTGGTCTCATTGTCATGAACGCCGTCACAGCAGCAGCAAACATACCCGAGGAGCAAGCTGGAGGGCAGGGTCAAGCTCCAGCACAAAGGGCGCCAATTGCTGCTCCAAGGAGAAGATGA